A window of Streptomyces broussonetiae genomic DNA:
GGTGGTCGGGGACCGCTGGGGCGCGCTGGCCACGGCGCTCGCGGAGCACCGTCCGACGCAGATCACCGACTCCTTTCTGGGCCAGGAGGCGACCCGGGCGAACCTGGCCCGGGCCGGCGTCGAGCCCGGTGCCGTCCAGCTGCTCACCACCCAGGATCCGCCGCCGGAGCGGGTGGACGTCCTGCTGGTGCGGGTACCCAAGAGCCTCGCGCTGCTGGAGGACCAGTTGCTACGGCTGGCACCCGCGGTGCACGCGGACACGGTCGTCGTCGGCACCGGCATGGTGAAGGAGATCCACACCTCCACGCTCCAGCTGTTCGAGCGGGTCCTCGGCCCGACCCGGACCTCACTGGCACGCCAGAAGGCCCGGCTGATCTTCTGCACCCCGGATCCGGCGCTGGAGCGCCCCGCGAACCCGTGGCCGTACAGCTACGGCCTCCCGGACGGCATCGGCGCGGCCTCCGGGCGCACGGTCGTCAACCATGCGGGCGTCTTCTGTGCCGACCGGCTCGACATCGGCACACGCTTCTTCCTGACACACCTGCCCGGCCCCGGTGCCGCCCGTGTGGTGGACCTCGGCTGCGGCAACGGTGTCGTCGGTACGGCGGTGGCGCTGGCGGATCCCGCCGCCGAGGTGCTGTTCGTGGACGAGTCCTTCCAGGCCGTGGCCTCGGCGGAGGCGACGTACAAGGCCAACGGCGTGCCCGGGCATGCGGAGTTCCGGGTCGGGGACGGGCTGGCCGGGGTGGCGCCCGGCAGTGTGGACCTCGTGCTGAACAACCCGCCGTTCCACGCCCACCAGGCGACGACCGACGCGACGGCGTGGCGCATGTTCACCGGCGCGCAGCGCGCGCTGCGGCCGGGCGGCGAGCTGTGGGTGATCGGCAACCGGCATCTGGGGTATCACGTGAAGCTCAGGCGGCTGTTCGGCAACAGCGAACTGGTGGCGTCCGACCCCAAGTTCGTGGTGTTGAGGGCGGTCAAGAAGGACTGAGGCAAGGGGCACGCACGGTCAGCGCGGGGTCCGGGTCAGGACCCCGATGATCCGGTGCACCTCCTGGGCCATCGCCTCCCGGCCCACGCTCAGATACTTGCGCGAGTCGACGGCCTCGGGGTGCGCCGCGAGGAACTCCCGGATCGCTCCGGTCATGGCCACGTTGAGGGCCGTGCCGACGTTGACCTTGACGATGCCGCCCACGACGGCCTCCACCAGCCCCTCGTCCGGTACGCCGGAGGAGCCGTGCAGGACCAGCGGGACGGCGAGCGTGGCGGACAGCCGCTTGAGCAGGCCGTGATCGAGGCGGGCCGTGCGGGTGGTCATGGCGTGCACGCTGCCGATGGCGACGGCGAGCGCGTCGACACCGGTACCGGCCACGAAGTCGCGGGCCTGGTCGGGGTCGGTGCGCGCGCCGGGTGCGTGGGCGTCCAGCGGGGGTCTGCCGTTCTTGCCGCCGATCTGTCCCAGCTCGGCCTCGATCCAGAGCCCTTGGGCATGCGCCCAGTCGGCGGCGGCCCGGGTGGCGGAGAGGTTGTCGGCGTAGGGCAGGCGGGCCGCGTCGTACATGACCGAGCCGAACCCGGCGCCGGGTGCCTGGCGCAGCAGGTCGTCGCTCTGGACGTGGTCGAGGTGCAACGCGACGGGTACGGCGGCCCGTTCGGCGGCGGCGACGGCGGCGCGCGCCAACGGCAGCAGCCGCCCGTAGCGGAACTTGACGGCGTTCTCGCTGACCTGGAGGACGACGGGCGCACCCGCCGACTCGGCGCCGGCGATGACGGCCTCGATGTGTTCCAGGGTGATGACGTTGAAGGCGGCGACGGCGGAGCGGGCTGCGGAGGCGGCGGTGACCAGCTCGCCGGTGGACGCGAGGGGCACTTCGGGTGTCCTTCCAGGACGCGGACCGGGGGTGGCCGGGGGTGACTGAGACTGCTGGGAAAGGGGGTTGACCGAGGCTGCTTGTCCACAGGGCCACGGCGACCGGAGGTGGATGCGGCTCGACCGGAGGTTGGCTGACGCTGCTGGGTTGAGGGATGGCCACGGATCGGCCGACGGGTTGCAGGGGGGCTCGATCGGAGGTGGCTGGGGGCTGCCGGGCTGAGAGACGGACAGGGACCGGCCGACGGGCTGCAGAGCACCGGGCCCAGCGTTGGACGGGGCTGGACGAGGTCGCGACCTGGGGCCGCACAGGGCTTGGCAACGGGCTTGGCAGGGAATCCGTCGGAACCCGGCCCGGACTTCGGCCGGGGATCCGCCGGGCGCTCGACGGGACCACGGCCAGGGCACGGACAGGGGATCGGACAGAGCTTGGCAGAGGCCCTGGCCTGGCAGAGACCTTGCCGGGCCAAGGCCTTGGCCCGGCATCGGCCCGCACTGCGCCAGGTGCGGCCGAGGAGCGGCTCGGGCTCGGGCAGGCCGCGCCCCGGCTCCGCGAGGGCCTTTCAGGGGGCGAGGATCACCGAGCGGGTGAGGTGGCGCGGGCGGTCGGGGTCGAGGCCGCGGGCGGCGGCGACCGCGACCGCCAGCCGCTGGACGCGGACGAGTTCGGCGAGCGGATCGAGACCGCCTCCGATCCACAACCCTCCGGTGGCACCGACCTGTTGGGCGAGCCCTTCGGGTGCCTCACCGAGCATCCAGGTGGCCGTGCCCTCGGTGGTGACGCTGATCGGGCCGTGCCGGTACTCCATCGCCGGGTAGGCCTCGGTCCAGGACAGCGAGGCCTCGCGCATCTTGAGTCCGGCCTCGTTCGCGAGCCCCACGGTCCAGCCGCGCCCGAGAAACGTGAACTGGGTGCAGGCGACCAGCCGTTCGGGAAGAGAAGCGGAGAGGGCCGTACGCGCATCGGCGACGACCGAGTCGCTGTGCAGGCCGAGGTGGGCGCGCAGAAGGGTGAGGGCGGTGGTCGCGAACCGGGTCTGGACGACGGAGCGTTCGTCGGCGAAGTCCAGGACGACGAGGTCGTCGGCGGCCGACATGACGGGGGTGGCCGGGTCGGCGGTGACGGCGGTGGTCCGGGTCCGTCCCCTCAACTGCCCGAGCAGCTCGAGCACTTCGGTGGTCGTACCGGAGCGGGTGAGGGCGAGGACCCGGTCGTACGACCGCCCGTACGGGAACTCGGAGGCCGCGAACGCGTCGGTCTCGCCCTGTCCGGCGCTCTCCCGCAGGCCGGCCACCGCCTGCGCCATGAAGTACGAGGTTCCGCACCCCACGATCGCGACCCGTTCCCCGGGCTGCGGCAGCGCGGTCTTGTGCCGCTCCACCCGCTCGGCGGCCCGCGCCCAGCACTCGGGCTGGCTGTTCAGCTCGTCCTCGACATGGGTCATGCCCACACCCTCTCTGGCTGATTGTTCCTGCAAGATATAGCGAGCTTTCAAGCACAATCAAGCATCGGCGCGCAGAGAATGGTGCGCTAGGGTCACCGGGAACACGGAGAACGGAGGCTGCGGATGTCCCGGGACGCCCGCTGGAAGGCGTTGCTGGAGCTGCTCGTGGAGCGCGGCCGGCTGGAGGTCGAGGAGGCGGCGGCCGAGCTGGCGGTGTCGGCGGCCACGATCCGCCGGGACTTCGACCAGCTCGCCGAGCAGCAGATGCTGGTGCGCACCCGGGGCGGAGCGGTGGTGCACGGGGTGTCGTACGAACTCCCGCTGCGCTACAAGACGGCCCGCCGCGCCTCCGAGAAGCAGCGCATCGCGAAGGCCGTGGCCGAACTCCTGGCTCCGGGTGAGGCGGTGGGGCTGACCGGCGGTACGACCACCACGGAGGTGGCCCGGGCGCTGGCCGTGCGCGGCGACCTGTCGACCGGTGCACCGGCGCTGACCGTCGTCACCAACGCGCTCAACATCGCCAACGAGCTGGCCGTTCGGCCTCAGTTCAAGATCGTGGTGACGGGCGGGGTGG
This region includes:
- a CDS encoding class II fructose-bisphosphate aldolase, whose product is MPLASTGELVTAASAARSAVAAFNVITLEHIEAVIAGAESAGAPVVLQVSENAVKFRYGRLLPLARAAVAAAERAAVPVALHLDHVQSDDLLRQAPGAGFGSVMYDAARLPYADNLSATRAAADWAHAQGLWIEAELGQIGGKNGRPPLDAHAPGARTDPDQARDFVAGTGVDALAVAIGSVHAMTTRTARLDHGLLKRLSATLAVPLVLHGSSGVPDEGLVEAVVGGIVKVNVGTALNVAMTGAIREFLAAHPEAVDSRKYLSVGREAMAQEVHRIIGVLTRTPR
- a CDS encoding methyltransferase gives rise to the protein MTTPWGEVDLTRFPEDPRDPLRAWDASDAYLLRHLAEEGVPLTGTVVVVGDRWGALATALAEHRPTQITDSFLGQEATRANLARAGVEPGAVQLLTTQDPPPERVDVLLVRVPKSLALLEDQLLRLAPAVHADTVVVGTGMVKEIHTSTLQLFERVLGPTRTSLARQKARLIFCTPDPALERPANPWPYSYGLPDGIGAASGRTVVNHAGVFCADRLDIGTRFFLTHLPGPGAARVVDLGCGNGVVGTAVALADPAAEVLFVDESFQAVASAEATYKANGVPGHAEFRVGDGLAGVAPGSVDLVLNNPPFHAHQATTDATAWRMFTGAQRALRPGGELWVIGNRHLGYHVKLRRLFGNSELVASDPKFVVLRAVKKD
- a CDS encoding SIS domain-containing protein: MTHVEDELNSQPECWARAAERVERHKTALPQPGERVAIVGCGTSYFMAQAVAGLRESAGQGETDAFAASEFPYGRSYDRVLALTRSGTTTEVLELLGQLRGRTRTTAVTADPATPVMSAADDLVVLDFADERSVVQTRFATTALTLLRAHLGLHSDSVVADARTALSASLPERLVACTQFTFLGRGWTVGLANEAGLKMREASLSWTEAYPAMEYRHGPISVTTEGTATWMLGEAPEGLAQQVGATGGLWIGGGLDPLAELVRVQRLAVAVAAARGLDPDRPRHLTRSVILAP
- a CDS encoding DeoR/GlpR family DNA-binding transcription regulator, whose product is MSRDARWKALLELLVERGRLEVEEAAAELAVSAATIRRDFDQLAEQQMLVRTRGGAVVHGVSYELPLRYKTARRASEKQRIAKAVAELLAPGEAVGLTGGTTTTEVARALAVRGDLSTGAPALTVVTNALNIANELAVRPQFKIVVTGGVARPQSYELIGPLADGVLGQITLDVAVLGVVAFDVTHGAAAHDEAEAAINRLMCERAERVVVAADSSKLGQRAFARICGAQLVDTLVTDTAAPQETVRRFEEAGVRVLTV